A window of Deinococcus cellulosilyticus NBRC 106333 = KACC 11606 contains these coding sequences:
- a CDS encoding M12 family metallopeptidase, producing MNSKNLIAAGILGSLILASCGTTPAQNQEMSVKSHTFSNGETFSYTEYDGIVKTDDDVIVANSDELSGLFQKYEAYLSTPEVDKNGVGITKYCSFEFITCWSYTDNRWPSGKIYYSYDGTLTSTQKNNILTAITDWNSRVSDVKWYYSPAAGDRVVFTKETDPNACGSSSIGKKGGAQQLRLSCFSKGVIQHEMGHAAGLLHEQSRCDRDSFVTILWANIKSGYSGNFNKACGEAYKDYGSYNYNSVMHYGAKAFSSNGGYTIVPKNGVSVNTIGQREALHAGDVSALNQMY from the coding sequence ATGAACAGCAAAAACCTCATCGCAGCAGGAATCCTCGGCAGCCTCATTCTCGCCTCTTGCGGAACCACCCCCGCCCAGAACCAGGAAATGTCCGTCAAGAGCCACACCTTCAGCAACGGTGAAACCTTCTCTTACACTGAGTACGACGGCATCGTGAAAACCGACGACGATGTGATCGTGGCCAACAGCGACGAGCTCTCTGGCCTCTTCCAGAAGTACGAGGCTTACCTCAGTACGCCCGAAGTGGACAAGAACGGGGTCGGCATCACCAAGTACTGTTCTTTCGAATTCATCACCTGCTGGAGCTACACCGACAACCGCTGGCCCTCTGGCAAGATCTACTACTCTTATGACGGCACCCTGACCAGCACCCAGAAGAACAACATCCTGACCGCCATCACCGACTGGAACAGCCGCGTGAGCGATGTGAAGTGGTACTACAGCCCCGCTGCGGGTGACCGTGTGGTCTTCACCAAGGAAACCGATCCCAATGCCTGCGGAAGCAGCAGCATCGGCAAAAAAGGTGGCGCACAGCAACTCAGGCTCAGCTGCTTCAGCAAAGGTGTGATCCAGCACGAGATGGGCCACGCAGCAGGTCTGCTGCACGAGCAGAGCCGCTGTGACCGGGACAGCTTTGTCACCATCCTGTGGGCCAACATCAAGAGCGGTTACTCTGGCAACTTCAACAAGGCCTGCGGTGAAGCCTACAAGGATTACGGCAGCTACAACTACAACAGCGTGATGCACTACGGGGCCAAGGCCTTCAGCTCCAACGGCGGTTACACCATCGTGCCCAAGAACGGCGTCTCTGTGAA
- a CDS encoding tetratricopeptide repeat protein encodes MHLRTLGKLQITGVKFHREKPLLLVAYLAIEGKKPRRHLAELFWPEASDPMNSLAVALTKLRKLGVIYANEHEAGTEVQCDAQELLRFLSQHDFAAARALYQGAFMDGATLTDLGEELEEWVFSTRERLAVAIRSAFLECAEQESSRGNLKEAAKWAEMAYKPVGAPPAEVQDLMRLHRLLLGGQNPLAAKVAEEASDYGVQLQTVGSMRETSVQQAIGFLEQGLPQKVLEVLKDLPADEEITLLRTKALERSGNYREAMRMFNTLPDNPEHLGLKSSLFWRLGQPEKARNAAEEALMSGSEARAEGLNTLGHLASSSGDYETAEKYFRRSSALWSTLPDRDRSIGVMSNLAVTQVLLGQDINQSFAEVLAVAEGNARQYARVLLNFGWVKEKAGLLDEALQSFQQSADLASEIQSLDTALRAWNNLGKIYHEQGNKTQAKLAYDNALRFARKAGEVLSAAFVLANISELEDSPVALEEAILLLEQAGHTEWANDYRDTLKAFMERSGAINEN; translated from the coding sequence ATGCACTTGCGGACACTAGGGAAACTTCAGATCACGGGCGTCAAGTTCCACCGTGAAAAACCCCTCCTCCTGGTGGCATACCTCGCCATAGAAGGGAAAAAACCCAGGCGGCACCTCGCAGAACTCTTCTGGCCTGAGGCCAGTGACCCCATGAATTCCCTGGCTGTGGCCCTCACCAAACTCCGCAAACTCGGTGTGATTTACGCCAATGAACATGAGGCAGGCACAGAAGTGCAGTGCGATGCCCAGGAACTCCTGAGGTTCCTGAGCCAGCATGACTTTGCTGCAGCACGCGCCCTTTACCAGGGTGCATTCATGGATGGCGCAACCCTGACCGATCTGGGGGAGGAACTTGAAGAATGGGTGTTCTCCACCCGTGAACGCCTCGCTGTGGCCATCCGCAGCGCCTTCCTGGAATGCGCAGAGCAGGAAAGCAGCCGGGGCAACCTGAAAGAAGCAGCGAAGTGGGCTGAAATGGCCTACAAACCTGTCGGAGCTCCCCCTGCAGAAGTGCAGGACCTGATGCGACTGCACCGCCTGCTGCTCGGAGGCCAGAACCCTCTGGCGGCCAAAGTTGCAGAAGAAGCCTCAGACTATGGGGTACAGCTCCAGACTGTAGGGAGCATGCGGGAAACCTCTGTGCAACAAGCCATTGGTTTTCTGGAACAGGGTTTGCCGCAGAAAGTTCTTGAGGTTCTCAAGGACCTTCCTGCAGATGAAGAAATCACCTTGCTGAGAACGAAAGCCCTGGAGCGCAGTGGCAATTACCGGGAAGCCATGCGGATGTTCAACACATTGCCAGACAATCCAGAACATCTGGGACTGAAAAGTTCATTGTTCTGGAGGCTGGGACAGCCTGAAAAAGCCAGAAACGCTGCCGAAGAAGCCCTGATGTCTGGCTCTGAAGCGCGTGCTGAGGGCCTGAACACCCTGGGACATCTGGCAAGTTCATCAGGAGACTATGAAACGGCTGAGAAGTACTTCAGAAGGTCCTCTGCCCTGTGGTCCACCCTGCCGGATCGGGACCGTTCAATTGGCGTCATGAGCAACCTGGCTGTCACTCAAGTTCTGCTGGGCCAGGACATCAATCAGTCCTTTGCTGAAGTACTGGCAGTGGCTGAGGGCAATGCCCGCCAGTATGCCCGGGTGTTGCTGAATTTTGGATGGGTCAAGGAAAAAGCTGGACTCCTTGATGAAGCCCTTCAGAGTTTTCAACAATCTGCAGATCTGGCTTCCGAGATTCAAAGCCTGGACACTGCACTCAGGGCATGGAACAACCTTGGAAAGATCTACCATGAACAGGGCAACAAAACGCAGGCCAAACTGGCTTATGACAATGCCCTGAGGTTTGCACGCAAAGCGGGAGAAGTCCTCTCGGCAGCCTTTGTGCTTGCCAACATTTCCGAACTGGAAGACAGCCCTGTGGCCCTTGAAGAGGCCATTTTGCTGCTGGAGCAGGCAGGCCACACAGAGTGGGCAAATGATTACCGGGACACCCTGAAAGCGTTCATGGAGCGTTCAGGGGCAATCAACGAGAATTAA